A stretch of the Cyprinus carpio isolate SPL01 chromosome B4, ASM1834038v1, whole genome shotgun sequence genome encodes the following:
- the LOC109076704 gene encoding zinc finger protein 800-like isoform X2 — MEETPANEKSCQTDEVTVYSTEPGDPPLLQTPLLTSKSGIQQIIECFRTGTAQLKHILLKEVDTIFECKLCRSLFRGLPNLIKHKEIYCFTRMPEPDGLSGDGKKSIKELLEAIYPRSDKEEYILKLEPIAGNQNAVYQYMSKEDNLQPSSRSPNHTTPDSWRHYHSNSQEPYMEQVQLEEEENNIIEEEDKSENIEKGEEDAEKGHQDSKEPEEPTEEACDKDLAPCKCLICNRTYRVRGHLRRHLWTVHKIASSGSTTSSSDSTSSSKKIPNGKVPDNPNTSPSSSSDAQSQKSPKEDKVSSKAHFSIGFDFKARFCKLCRRTFSSVQNLEKHIELHTDNGTDFFVKFYSCPLCRYKTRRKRDVLRHLSELHKKKSSYLSRISQSLESYAVKKPAEVVLNKEEEKVQGRQEEVNVHHSHTSPYLTRRNLPPKAPGIVGKKTLKTSNKKRHNEEVTHNKKLKPGSPKGGAGKKSLHVCNICGQSFKKTRYLGLHKRSHLKSTTRSAGIRTRSKVML, encoded by the exons ATGGAGGAAACCCCAGCCAATGAGAAGTCTTGTCAGACGGATGAGGTCACAG TCTATTCCACAGAACCTGGAGATCCTCCTCTGCTACAAACACCGCTGCTAACCTCCAAATCTGGCATCCAGCAGATCATCGAATGTTTCCGCACAG GTACTGCACAGCTGAAACACATTCTCCTCAAAGAGGTGGACACAATCTTTGAATGTAAACTCTGTCGCAGTCTCTTCCGTGGCCTTCCCAATTTGATCAAACACAAGGAAATTTATTGTTTCACTCGAATGCCTGAACCTGATG GCCTTTCTGGAGATGGCAAGAAGAGCATAAAAGAACTTCTTGAAGCGATCTATCCCCGATCTGATAAAGAGGAATACATACTGAAACTGGAGCCCATTGCTGGCAACCAGAATGCTGTGTACCAGTACATGTCCAAAGAAGATAACCTGCAACCTTCATCTCGGAGCCCAAACCACACGACCCCAGACAGCTGGAGACACTACCACTCCAACAGCCAGGAACCGTACATGGAGCAGGTCCAGTTGGAAGAAGAGGAGAACAATATTATTGAAGAGGAAGATAAGAGTGAGAACATAGAGAAGGGAGAGGAAGATGCAGAAAAGGGGCATCAGGATAGCAAAGAACCTGAGGAGCCAACAGAAGAAGCATGTGACAAAGACCTGGCCCCCTGCAAATGTCTCATTTGCAACAGGACGTACAGGGTTCGAGGCCACCTTAGAAGACACCTGTGGACTGTACACAAGATTGCATCTTCTGGTTCCACAACCAGCTCCAGTGATTCCACGTCCAGCTCCAAGAAAATACCCAACGGTAAAGTTCCAGACAATCCCAACACTAGTCCCAGCTCTTCCTCTGACGCCCAGAGCCAGAAGAGCCCCAAGGAGGACAAGGTCTCATCCAAGGCTCACTTCTCCATAGGCTTTGACTTTAAGGCACGCTTCTGCAAGCTCTGCAGGCGGACCTTCAGCTCTGTGCAAAACCTGGAGAAACACATTGAGCTGCACACGGATAATGGCACGGACTTCTTTGTCAAGTTTTACAGCTGTCCGCTCTGCCGCTACAAGACACGCCGCAAGAGGGACGTGTTACGCCATCTCTCAGAGCTCCACAAGAAGAAGTCCTCCTACCTGAGCAGGATCTCCCAGTCGCTGGAGAGCTACGCCGTCAAGAAGCCAGCGGAGGTCGTGTTGAACAAAGAAGAGGAGAAAGTTCAAGGTCGACAAGAAGAAGTGAATGTCCACCACAGCCACACTTCACCATATCTGACACGCAGGAACTTGCCTCCAAAAGCTCCTGGCATAGTGGGCAAAAAGACCTTGAAGACCAGCAATAAGAAGCGCCACAACGAGGAAGTGACtcataacaaaaaattaaagccTGGTAGCCCAAAAGGGGGTGCTGGCAAGAAATCTCTGCACGTGTGCAATATCTGTGGGCAGAGCTTTAAAAAGACAAGATACCTAGGGTTGCACAAGAGAAGCCATCTGAAATCCACAACCAGGAGCGCAGGTATCAGAACAAGATCCAAGGTCATGCTTTG A
- the LOC109076704 gene encoding zinc finger protein 800-like isoform X1: MEETPANEKSCQTDEVTGEDSVPGPDHTSKTLVYSTEPGDPPLLQTPLLTSKSGIQQIIECFRTGTAQLKHILLKEVDTIFECKLCRSLFRGLPNLIKHKEIYCFTRMPEPDGLSGDGKKSIKELLEAIYPRSDKEEYILKLEPIAGNQNAVYQYMSKEDNLQPSSRSPNHTTPDSWRHYHSNSQEPYMEQVQLEEEENNIIEEEDKSENIEKGEEDAEKGHQDSKEPEEPTEEACDKDLAPCKCLICNRTYRVRGHLRRHLWTVHKIASSGSTTSSSDSTSSSKKIPNGKVPDNPNTSPSSSSDAQSQKSPKEDKVSSKAHFSIGFDFKARFCKLCRRTFSSVQNLEKHIELHTDNGTDFFVKFYSCPLCRYKTRRKRDVLRHLSELHKKKSSYLSRISQSLESYAVKKPAEVVLNKEEEKVQGRQEEVNVHHSHTSPYLTRRNLPPKAPGIVGKKTLKTSNKKRHNEEVTHNKKLKPGSPKGGAGKKSLHVCNICGQSFKKTRYLGLHKRSHLKSTTRSAGIRTRSKVML; this comes from the exons ATGGAGGAAACCCCAGCCAATGAGAAGTCTTGTCAGACGGATGAGGTCACAGGTGAGGACTCTGTGCCTGGGCCTGACCATACGAGCAAGACGCTAG TCTATTCCACAGAACCTGGAGATCCTCCTCTGCTACAAACACCGCTGCTAACCTCCAAATCTGGCATCCAGCAGATCATCGAATGTTTCCGCACAG GTACTGCACAGCTGAAACACATTCTCCTCAAAGAGGTGGACACAATCTTTGAATGTAAACTCTGTCGCAGTCTCTTCCGTGGCCTTCCCAATTTGATCAAACACAAGGAAATTTATTGTTTCACTCGAATGCCTGAACCTGATG GCCTTTCTGGAGATGGCAAGAAGAGCATAAAAGAACTTCTTGAAGCGATCTATCCCCGATCTGATAAAGAGGAATACATACTGAAACTGGAGCCCATTGCTGGCAACCAGAATGCTGTGTACCAGTACATGTCCAAAGAAGATAACCTGCAACCTTCATCTCGGAGCCCAAACCACACGACCCCAGACAGCTGGAGACACTACCACTCCAACAGCCAGGAACCGTACATGGAGCAGGTCCAGTTGGAAGAAGAGGAGAACAATATTATTGAAGAGGAAGATAAGAGTGAGAACATAGAGAAGGGAGAGGAAGATGCAGAAAAGGGGCATCAGGATAGCAAAGAACCTGAGGAGCCAACAGAAGAAGCATGTGACAAAGACCTGGCCCCCTGCAAATGTCTCATTTGCAACAGGACGTACAGGGTTCGAGGCCACCTTAGAAGACACCTGTGGACTGTACACAAGATTGCATCTTCTGGTTCCACAACCAGCTCCAGTGATTCCACGTCCAGCTCCAAGAAAATACCCAACGGTAAAGTTCCAGACAATCCCAACACTAGTCCCAGCTCTTCCTCTGACGCCCAGAGCCAGAAGAGCCCCAAGGAGGACAAGGTCTCATCCAAGGCTCACTTCTCCATAGGCTTTGACTTTAAGGCACGCTTCTGCAAGCTCTGCAGGCGGACCTTCAGCTCTGTGCAAAACCTGGAGAAACACATTGAGCTGCACACGGATAATGGCACGGACTTCTTTGTCAAGTTTTACAGCTGTCCGCTCTGCCGCTACAAGACACGCCGCAAGAGGGACGTGTTACGCCATCTCTCAGAGCTCCACAAGAAGAAGTCCTCCTACCTGAGCAGGATCTCCCAGTCGCTGGAGAGCTACGCCGTCAAGAAGCCAGCGGAGGTCGTGTTGAACAAAGAAGAGGAGAAAGTTCAAGGTCGACAAGAAGAAGTGAATGTCCACCACAGCCACACTTCACCATATCTGACACGCAGGAACTTGCCTCCAAAAGCTCCTGGCATAGTGGGCAAAAAGACCTTGAAGACCAGCAATAAGAAGCGCCACAACGAGGAAGTGACtcataacaaaaaattaaagccTGGTAGCCCAAAAGGGGGTGCTGGCAAGAAATCTCTGCACGTGTGCAATATCTGTGGGCAGAGCTTTAAAAAGACAAGATACCTAGGGTTGCACAAGAGAAGCCATCTGAAATCCACAACCAGGAGCGCAGGTATCAGAACAAGATCCAAGGTCATGCTTTG A